Genomic segment of Planctomycetia bacterium:
TCGTATGCGCTTTGATCTGCGCCGCCGTCTCGCGCAGCAGCTCCCATTCGGGCAACGTGCGGGCCGCTTTGTCGCGCTTGCTGCGCACGAACCAGAGCGTGTTGTCGTGCCAGTGGGTCCGTTCTTTGTCGCGAATGAATTCGGCGGCGAGCGGCGCGTGGGTCATGTTCGATCCCCCGTAGCGCTGTGTCCCGTAGCGCTGTCGCCCGCGAGAATCTGCGCGATGTGCATCACGCGGATCGGCGTCCGATCACGGCGGATCAGCCCCGCGAGATGCATCAGGCACGACATGTCGTTGGCCGTGAGAACTTCGGTCCCTGCTTGAAGATGATCGTGAATCCGATCTTCCCCCATCATGCACGACACGGCCTCTTCGTTGACGGCGAACGTGCCGCCGAAGCCGCAGCATTCGTCGGGCCGTTGCAAGGTCGTCAGCTGCACGCCGTCGATGAGCTCCAGCAACTGTTGGGCTTTGCCGAACGGCGGGCTCATCAACTCGCTCGCCCCGCCTAAACGGAGCTCGCGCAGGCCGTGGCAGCTTTGATGCAGGCCGACGCGATGCGGGAAGCGGAGGTCGAGCCGATCGACTTTCACGACGTCGGTCAGAAACTCGCAGAGCTCGAACGTCTTTGCCTTCAGCTCCACGAAGCCGGGCTTTCCTTCCAAGTATTCGTCGTAGTGATGACGAACCATCGCCACGCAACTGCCCGACGGCGCGACGACGTATTCGTACTTGCCGAAGATCCGGAGAAAGCGTTCGGCGAGCGGCCGAGCATCGTCGACGCAACCGGTGTTCGCCATCGGCTGGCCGCAGCAGGTTTGGTCTTCGGGATACTCGACCGTGTAGCCGAACCGTTCGAGGACCTCGACCGTCGCCATGCCGACGCGCGGATAGAGTTGTTCGACGTAGCACGGGATGAAGAGGCCGACTTGAG
This window contains:
- a CDS encoding (Fe-S)-binding protein, which encodes MPQVGLFIPCYVEQLYPRVGMATVEVLERFGYTVEYPEDQTCCGQPMANTGCVDDARPLAERFLRIFGKYEYVVAPSGSCVAMVRHHYDEYLEGKPGFVELKAKTFELCEFLTDVVKVDRLDLRFPHRVGLHQSCHGLRELRLGGASELMSPPFGKAQQLLELIDGVQLTTLQRPDECCGFGGTFAVNEEAVSCMMGEDRIHDHLQAGTEVLTANDMSCLMHLAGLIRRDRTPIRVMHIAQILAGDSATGHSATGDRT